A region from the Salvelinus fontinalis isolate EN_2023a chromosome 23, ASM2944872v1, whole genome shotgun sequence genome encodes:
- the LOC129821362 gene encoding solute carrier family 40 member 1-like, which translates to MDNAGSKKPCCESVQEFFTSPKFLIYLGHGLSTWGDRMWNFAVAVFLVELYGNSLLLTAVYGLVVAGSVLLLGAIIGDWVDKNPRLKVAQTSLVVQNFAVILCGILLMVVFQFKEQIAELYNGWILTCCYILVISIANIANLASTAMSITIQRDWVVVVAGQDSSKLADMNATVRIIDQLTNILAPMLVGQIMSFGSNFIGCGFIAGWNLCSMCLEYGLLWKVYQKTPALALKAGKKEDDQELKQLNFPKELENGKGTVEGSQLMNEMAVVKADSPKKTSCCYQITEPLRTIRDGWVAYYNQSIFFAGMSLSFLYMTVLGFDCITTGYAYTQGLNGSVLSLLMGASAMSGICGTVAFTWVRKKCGLIRTGFISGVVQLSCLILCVASVFAPGSPFDLSVSPFQDIYSHLTGDSGNLPEADHPASMLNIDGLLVNGSTALPAEELPPLQSYLSVSLLFAGVIAARIGLWSFDLTVTQLIQENVIESERGVINGVQNSMNYLLDLLHFIMVIMAPNPEAFGLLVILSVSFVAMGHIMYFRFAFKSLGRRLFLCCSPEQKAQALPDSPSSLPTTV; encoded by the exons ATGGATAACGCTGGATCTAAGAAACCTTGCTGTG AATCTGTCCAAGAGTTCTTCACATCACCAAAGTTCCTTATTTACCTGGGACATGGACTCTCGACATGG GGCGATCGTATGTGGAACTTCGCTGTAGCCGTATTTCTGGTGGAGCTGTATGGCAACAGCCTCCTGCTCACGGCTGTGTACGGACTGGTGGTGGCGGGGTCAGTGCTGCTCCTTGGAGCCATTATCGGTGACTGGGTTGACAAAAACCCAAGACTCAAAG TGGCCCAGACTTCGCTGGTTGTCCAGAACTTTGCTGTCATACTATGTGGGATCCTCTTGATGGTGGTTTTCCAGTTCAAAGAACAGATTGCAGAGTTATACAATGGATGGATTCTG ACATGCTGCTATATCCTGGTCATCTCCATAGCCAACATTGCTAATTTGGCCAGTACTGCCATGTCCATTACCATCCAGAGAGACTGGGTGGTGGTTGTGGCTGGACAGGACAGCAGCAAGCTGGCAG ACATGAACGCCACAGTGCGGATCATCGACCAGCTGACCAACATCCTAGCGCCCATGTTGGTGGGCCAGATCATGTCTTTCGGCTCAAACTTCATTGGCTGCGGCTTTATTGCGGGCTGGAACCTGTGCTCTATGTGCCTTGAGTACGGTCTGCTATGGAAGGTCTACCAGAAAACCCCAGCACTGGCCTTGAAGGCTGGCAAAAAAGAAGATGACCAGGAACTGAAACAACTTAACTTCCCGAAAG AGCTAGAAAACGGCAAGGGCACAGTAGAGGGCTCCCAGCTCATGAACGAGATGGCTGTCGTCAAGGCCGACTCTCCCAAGAAGACAAGCTGCTGCTACCAGATAACAGAGCCCCTGCGCACCATCCGCGACGGCTGGGTGGCCTACTACAACCAGTCCATCTTTTTCGCAGGCATGTCGCTGTCCTTCCTCTACATGACGGTGCTGGGATTTGACTGCATCACCACGGGCTACGCCTACACCCAGGGCCTCAACGGCTCTGTGCTCAGCCTGCTGATGGGTGCCTCAGCCATGTCAGGCATCTGTGGCACGGTGGCCTTCACCTGGGTTCGCAAGAAGTGTGGCCTAATCCGCACAGGCTTCATCTCGGGTGTGGTGCAACTCTCCTGCCTAATTCTGTGCGTGGCGTCCGTCTTTGCACCGGGCAGCCCCTTCGACCTCAGCGTTTCGCccttccaggacatctacagccaCCTGACCGGAGACAGCGGCAACTTACCAGAGGCCGACCATCCGGCTAGCATGCTAAACATCGATGGTCTGCTGGTCAACGGTTCGACCGCACTGCCTGCTGAAGAACTGCCGCCTCTGCAGTCCTACCTGTCAGTCAGCCTGCTGTTTGCAGGGGTTATTGCTGCTAGAATTG GTCTATGGTCCTTTGACTTAACCGTGACCCAGCTCATCCAAGAGAATGTGATCGAGTCGGAGAGGGGGGTGATTAATGGTGTCCAGAACTCCATGAACTACCTCCTGGACCTGTTGCACTTTATCATGGTGATTATGGCGCCCAACCCTGAGGCCTTCGGCCTTCTCGTCATCCTCTCCGTCTCCTTCGTGGCCATGGGCCACATCATGTACTTCAGGTTTGCCTTCAAGAGCCTCGGGCGGCGCCTCTTCCTCTGCTGCTCGCCAGAGCAGAAGGCCCAGGCCCTCCCGGACTCTCCCTCCTCGCTTCCCACCACCGTGTAG